The sequence CCAACAGGTATTCAGCGGCAACGGCTTCCCCGATGTATTTGCCTCACCTGGCAATGAGTTCGGTCTGGGTGTCAACTTCTGGGATACCCCCTACCAGGGACTGCTGGATGAAGTACGCTTCTACGCAGAAGCCATCACCGCCGATGAAGTGCAGCAGCTTTATCTGAGCAGCCAGCCTTAGACCGGCGGTTGTGTTAAACAGATTGCCGGCCTCATGGCCGGCATTTTTTTAAGGAAACCGGTGGTGGCGTTGTGATTTTTGGTAAGTCGCTACCCATCCTGTAGCACTTACAGGCACTATCACTGGTTTACTGAACCTAGTTATCAGATTGTTGGCCAGGGTTTACAGATGTCACGGGCGCCAAGCCTTGTGGCTGAAAATGGCCTGACAAAGTAATTCGACACAGGAGAGCACTATGCAACGTTTCAGGTTTCCCCTTTTGATCATTGGCATGCTCGGTGCCACGGCGATCAATGCTGCGCCCCATGAAGTGCAGATAGACATCCATGCCGGCCAGACTGGCGCAGTGATCAACAAAGATATCTATGGTCAGTTTGCCGAACATCTGGGCCGCGGTATTTATGAAGGTGTATGGGTAGGAAAAGATTCTGAGATTGCCAATACCAATGGCTTTCGCAACGACGTTCTGAATGCCCTGCGTGATATTCAGGTACCTCTGGTACGCTGGCCCGGCGGCTGTTTTGCCGATGAGTATCACTGGCGTGATGGCATCGGCCCGCGCGACGAGCGGCCCGTTAAAGTGAATACCCACTGGGGCGGCGTGGAAGAAACTAATGCCTTCGGTACCCATGAGTTCTTCGAGTTTGTTGAGTTACTCGGTGCTGATGCTTATGTGAACGGCAATTTGGGCAGTGGCAGCGTGCGCGAGATGGCAGAGTGGATGGAGTACATGACCTCCGATAAAAACTCCACCCTGGCCAATGAGCGGCGTGAAAACGGTCGTGACGAACCTTTCGACATCGCTTATTTCGGCATCGGTAACGAATCCTGGGGGTGTGGCGGCCATATGCGCCCGCAGTACTATGTGGACTTGTACCGCCAATATGCCACCTTCCTTAAAACCCCGCCCGGCAAACGCCCTAAACTGGTGGGCAGCGGTGGTCACACCGATGACACCGAATGGACCGATGTACTCAGCGCCAATATTGACCGGGATATGGACGGCATCAGCTACCATTTCTACACCCTGCCCACCAGCGACTGGCAGAAAAAAGGCGCGGCTCTGGGCTTTGATGAAAGCATGTGGCTGGCCACCATGGAGCGCACCTACAGGATGGATGAGTACATCCGCGCCAATGTCGCAGTATTGGATGAAAACGACCCTGACGGCGAGCTGGGCCTGTATGTGGATGAATGGGGTACCTGGTACGACGCCGAACCTGGCCGCGAGCCCGGCTTTTTGTACCAGCAGAACAGCCTGCGTGATGCGGTCGTCACTGCGGTCAACTTTAATATCTTCCACGAGCATGCAAAGCGGGTGCATATGACCAATATTGCCCAGATGGTCAACGTGCTGCAGGCCATGATCCTCACCGACAAAGAGAAGATGGTACTCACGCCCACTTACCATGTGTACGGCATGTATAAGGTGTTTCAGGATGCCACGGCGATTGAATTTGAGATCCAGACCGACAACTACGGCGAGGGCGACAAATCGGTACCCGCAGTGACCGCCTCGGTGGCCAAAGGTAAGGATGGCAAACTGTATCTGGCGCTGGTCAATCTGGACCCCAAAGAATCCGCTTCCATTGAGCTGAACCTCAGCGGAGCCAGCGCCACTCAGGCTGTGGGCCAGATCCTCACAGCTGAAAAAATGGACGCCCACAACAGCTTTACACAGCCTGAGGTGGTCAAACCCAAAGCCTTTAGCGCCAAACTCAGTAACCTGAGTTTACCGGCTAAGTCTGTAGTAGTAGCAGAGCTTAAATAGCGCCGGGCTGTAATAAGAGTCTGATAAAAAGGGAGCTGCGGCTCCTTTTTTTGGTAAGCAAAATCTCTCGGAACAACTTTTAGGGCCGTGATTCAGTCAACTGAAAGCCGGGATTGCCTCAAAAATAGAACAGCTGACCGCGGAGGGCCACCGGATGGTTGCACAAACCACCGGTACAGCAGAGACACTAGACGGCGTTACCTGTAACAATACTTACTTCCAGGTCATCCGAATCGAACAAGGCAAAATCAAAGAGGTAAAGGAATACTTTGATACCGCAATGGTCGACTCGGTGTTTGGGATAACATAATTATCCCAAACCAATTGTTCAGAGCGTGCCGTTAATCAGAACCTCTTCCAGCTTTTTATGTAGTCTCTCTCCGGCATTGCCGTTGGTGAAAAACACCATGCCGATGTCGCCTTGCCCGTAAACGCTAAATCCGGACTGAAAGTCACCATTGTTGCCACCGTGAAAAAATCGCGCACCGTATGCTGATGCACCCAGCCCGACTCCCAGTCCCCAGGCTACAAGGTGGTTTTCTGTATAGTCGTAGCTATCCGGCGGCACCTGCGACTGCGGTGTCAGCATACTCAACAAAGAGTGCGGCGACAGGTAGTGACCAGAAAACAAACCGGCCAGAAAGCTGGCGTAAGCACGTGCATTAGTATGCAATCTGCCGGCAACACCGATTTTATCCGGCGTATCATCCGGATACGACATCGGCCATTCTGTTCCTGTTGGCTTGCCGTCTTTATGACCAGACACCTTGTGCACAGCAAGACTCGGCTCCCATGTCCAGTAAAATGGTAAAGCCTGCATAGGCTGAGTATGCTCAAGCAGCTTTTCTTCAAAGCTGACCTCTGAGGTTTGGGTTAATCTCATCATTACCCTTGCCAGATAGTGATAGGCCTCCCCCGAATAGGAAAACTCTCCCGGCGGCTTCTTCTGATACATGGTTCCACGCTGCAGATTCAATGCCTCTGGAGCCGGGTCAAACCAGCGCCAGTTAGGAAAGCCCGTGGTATGTGACAATACCATTCTGGCGGTTACACTGTGGTATCGGGTATCCCGTGCTTCGAGTTCCGCAAAGGGAAGATATTGATACAGCGGCTTATCCAGATCAATCAGCCCCTGTTCGGCGAACCGCAGCACCGAATAAGCAAACACGGGTTTGCTCAACGATGCCGCTTCGAATATGGATTGATCATTGACCGGCTCGCCGGTTTCAGTATTGCTAACACCAGTGGCATAACTAAAAATCACCTGCCGGTCACTGATAAGAGCAAAAGAAATGGCGGGCACATCCTCTGCACTCACCTGCTCATTCAGGATACGGGTGAGTACCGGTAAACTTATGCTTTTACCATTCAGTGAATGGATGGTTATTGGTTCAGCAAAGACGCCGGAAGATGTGAGTAGCAGCGACACAATCAGTAAAACTCTGGCCATTATTCTTGTCATTTTAATAAGCTTGAACCTGATTGGTCGCAGAAAAAGCAGAAAAGGTTTACAGCTTCAGAAATTTGCTGCTAAAAAGACTCTTTTTGCTGTCGGCCTGGCTGGTTATTAATCCCTTCGGCAACAGTGAAGGGATAAAAAGTTCGGTGTTTAGTCAGGCGTCAATACTGGTTATGACAAGCGTTGACGAGATGGCACTGAACAAACGGCTTCGACAAAGAGCACATAGATGACTGTACATCCGGTAAATTTCCTGCAGATTGGATTGCTGACACTGACCTTATTTGGCCTGGTGCTCATCTGGCGGCAGCGTGAATACCGGATGCTACAGGTACTGCTCGGGCTGGTAACGGTATCCATGTTGTTTAACCTGTTCGAAGAAGTCGGTAACTTTCGTCAATATTATCTGGTCACACCGATTTTCCTGCTTGGTGTGGGGCCTGCCATTTACCTGACCATTCGCCAGTTAACCGGTACCGGCCCTACACTGGCGTCGGCCGGGCACTTTCTGCCCATGTTGATGGCCCTGCCATTTACCCAGTATACGCAGTGGGTGATTGCCGCCGGGACTTTGTCCAGAGTGCTATATGCGCTACTGTCGGTGCGCCTGATTTTACGCTTTCATCAGCAATTGCAGGCCCGGCGATCAGACGCAGAAGATCTGTCGCTCAACTGGCTGGCCTGGCTGATTGGTGCCTTTACCCTGCTCGGCCTGCTGGATTTACTGCGCCTTAATCTGCAGCCTTATATCAGCATGCAAACCAACTTACTCGGGCAAACTGCGGGAACCACCATAACCCTGCTGTTGTTCGCAATTCTGATTTACCAGGCGGTGCAATACATTAGTCAGGTGCAGTTTCTGCACAGCGAGCCGCCAGTTGAACTCGCCCCTGAATCCGCCTCATCCGCTGACACCGAAGCGTACCAGGTTATTTTTCAATCCCTTGGCGAGCAGTTAGCCTCCCAGCACTGGTACCGCCAGCCGCGCCTGAGCCTGTCACAACTCAGCCAGCTCAGTGGCCTGCAGACCCGGGATATCTCGCGGGCAGTGAATATCTGCACCGGGCTTAACTTTAATGATTACATTAACGGCCTGCGCATAGAGGAAGTCAGGCAGGCCATCGCCGCAAATCCGCAACAGAACCTGCTGACCCTGGCCCTGCAAGCGGGCTTCAATGCCAAGTCCAGCTTTAACACGGCGTTTAAAAAACATCTGGGTATAACCCCAAGCCAGTATAAAACCTCACTCAAATCCTGATCCTGAACGGTCAGAATCAGGATCCTGCACGCATTACCCCACCGCTCCTGACAAACTTATCCGGAACAACTAACCAGGGATATTCCAGATGAAAACGATCAGAATTGTACTACTCATTTTAACTCTGCTACTGGCGCTGCTGGGCCACAATAGCCAGGCAAACGCCTCAGATTCCGACACCTACGTGATCCGCCATATTAATGTAGTTGATGTGGCAGCCAGACGCGTTGTCAGCAATCAACGGGTTTGGGTGCAGGGCAGTCAAATCACCCGTATTGAGGCCGAAAACGCTGCCATCGAACCGGCAGTAAAGCAGATAGAGGGTAACAATGGCTATCTGACCCCGGGCCTGATGGATATGCATATGCATGCCTGGGATCCGGCTGCCTTTGCCATTAACCTGTCATATGGTGTTACCCACGTGCGGATTATGAACGGGGTGCCGGAGCATCTGCGCTGGCAGCAACAGCTGGCGTCACAGCAGCGCTGGGGCAGCACAGTAACCGTTAGCAGTCCGATTTTATCCGGCTATCAGGGTGCCTCTTTACACACCTATGTGGGTACAAAAGAGCAGGCACAAGAAGCGGTCGCTTCCGCAGCCAGACATGGCTTTGATGTGATTAAAACTTACGGCAGCCTCAGTGCAGAGGCCTTTAGCTGGATACGGGAATTTGCCGCTCAGGCGAATATCCCTGTCACCAAACACGGGCCTCACCCTGCCGGTGATAATCCTGCTGTTGATAACAATGCTGACTGGTCGGTGCTTCGGGGGCTACAGTCACTGGAGCATGTTGAAGATATTTTTCAGGGGCCCTTGGGCTTCAATCAAAGCCCTGAAAAGCTGGCCAATACTGCCAGCAAACTGGCTGAGTTGCGGGTGCCTGTTACCCCAACACTGAATATTTACCGGCAACTGACGCAGATCAGCACCGAAAAGGATGACTTTATCGCCCGCTTACCGGCTGATTATATCTCCCCCCTGGTAGCATGGTTTGACGGCCGCGATCAGGTTCAGCGCTGGCTTGATGCACCGGCAAAACTGGCTGAACACAATCAGCGCACCCTTAACTATCTGATGACCATCACCGGAGAATTATTTAAAGCCGGGGTACCCATTCTGGCCGGCTCCGATGCCGGAGTGTTGCTCTCACCCCATGGCCTGGCGCTGCACGAAGAACTGGCACTACTGCACGCATCTGGATTACCGGTGTATGAGGTATTACGCGCCGCCACCATCAATCCGGCCCGGGCACTGGCTATGGAAAACCAGTCCGGGCAAATCCAGGCCGGGTTTACGGCGGATATGGTGTATACCCTGACTAATCCGATAACGGATCTCAGTGCACTTAGCCGACCTGATGCCGTGATTAAGCGCGGTCAGTGGTTTGATCAACCGACACTGGAGCAAAAGCGCCAACAGGCCATCGACAACCGCAGCCTGTTTGATGAAGCGATACTGCTTATCAGTAATATGTAAGCGTTGGGATATTATGCTGCCGGATTGTGAAACGATCCGGCACCCGTATCAGAGCGAACAGCTATATGCTTACAGCCCGGCCAATCCTCAACCGGCTGAATTGTAATACGCGCCTGTGCGCCACCTGGCTGGGCTTTTCTGTATTCCTCACGTAAAGTTATACAAACAGCAAAACAAACAATCGTAAACCGGATGACCGGTAACAGAATAAATACAAGGATATTAAGGTGTTACATAAAGCAATACTGGCGTTAGTTGCAATACTCTGCATTTGCTTTTATTCCGCCACAGCGTCAGCTAAAGGATTCACCTGCAACAATAAGGTGGTGAGAGAGGGCGACACCACTTTTGAGGTTAAGAAAAGCTGTGGTGATCCCGACTCTGAAGAAAATATCGGCTATGTGAAAATTGATGACGCCTATGTCAATGTGGTCAGGTATTTCTATGACTTAGGTGATGGCCGGCTGCTGCGAATCCTGGAGTTCCGTAACGGTGTTCTCCACAGTATCGAAAGCGGCCCGCGTAGTTAAATTGGACGGAAACGGGGTCGTGGCTGCCATGGAGCCGGGAGTAAAAATCAACCGTGCGCCTTTTGCATCGGCTGGATCTGATCGTTGTGCAGTTCTTTTAAGAATTCTGGTGCCAGATCTGCCCCATTAGGCCAGACCACTGTCTCCAGTTCAGGATCGACTGAAACCCTGGAAAATACAGCCTTGTCCTTCAATGGCTCGAAAACCGGGCCAACCAACTTGTCCTCCAGATCCACTTCGCCAGAGGTTCCATCGTCAAATGCAACCCAAAGCCGAAAATCACCAATGTATTTCGCGGATTTGATATGTAACATAGTTTTTACTCCAGTGGGGCAATGTAGTCGAGAGGTTGACCTGAGCGGGCCTTCTTCCAATTGATATCCAGCTCCTCTTTATGCAGGGCGATCCACTCTTTCACAAAGTTCACCGCTCGGTTAGGAAGCTCGCCCTCAAGTATATTCCTTCGAAGTCAAAAATCGCTTCATAACCAGAGTATTTGGCATGAAAATGTGGTGGGTTATGATCATTGAAGTACATTGCGATCAGTATCCCGTAGAAGCGGCTTATGACAGGCACTATCTCATCCCATTCAAGTTGGCTCTCAGTAAGATCCTACTCCAACGAAGCAAACAGTCAATCTTGTCGCTGCACAGTAATCTAATGCGAATACCCCTGAAATGACATTAAGACTTGAGCTGGCCTTTAAAAGGCCCTCTGCAGATTAACAGGCTAAGGCTTCAAATTGCGTACGGCTTGTTTTCACGCACTATTCCCCCATATATAACCCAACGGCTGACATATTACGCAGTCAGTCAGGGAAGCGAATAAAAGGAGAGAATATGAATAAATCCATCAGTATGCTGGCCGCTTTGATGCTGGCTACCACCGCACAAGTCTGGGCCGGAGAAGATAACGATTCCGGTGTTGCCAAAATCCAGCAGGAGTCCCGCCAGCTACTCGAGCAGATTAAAGACTATTCCGCCGAGCAAAAAGACAAGGCCATAGAAGAAACCGCTGATACGCTGGCCAAACTGGACAAGCACATTGATAAGCTTGAGCGCCGGCTGCAGAAGCAGTGGAGTGACCTGGATGACGCTACCCGTAAAGAGCGCCGTGAGGTCCTTGATAAGCTGCGTGAGCAACGGCTCAGGCTGGCCGAATGGTACGGCAGTATGAAAACCAGCTCAGACCCGGCCTGGGAAGAGATGAAAGAAGGCTTTTCCGATGCCTATCAGCGGCTGACCGACGCCTGGGAAAAAGCCACAGAAAAATTTTAGCGCCGGTATTTTCTGCCCCCGCGTCCGAATCTGCCTGCGGGGGTTGCCCATCAGCGGCAACCATAAACTGTATTACCTCATATTCAGGAAATGGCACCAAATCCTGCACTGCGCAAGGCCTGACGCCGCAATGATATAAGTAGTGCAAGGCTGGCTTTATTTCCGCTATCCCCCGCCGCTGGGTATACTGTCTGCCTCGCTTATTCAACCAGGACCTGCCCATGCTTCAGAACGATATATTACGCCGCCTGCGTTTTGCCTTAAGTCTCGACAATCAGGCCACCATCGCTGTGTTTAAACTGGTGGACTATGAGCTTGAAGAAAACTACCTGATGAGCATGATGCGCCGGGAAGAGGAGCCGGGCTTTACGCCCTGCCGCGATAAAATACTGGGACTTTTTCTGGATGGGTTAATCATCAAAAACCGGGGCCGGCAGGATGGAGTCACACCCCGCCCGCTTAAGGCAGGTGAAATCTTGAGCAATAACGATATATTGCGAAAAATCAAAATTGCCATGAATTATCAGCAGGAGGATATGCTGAATATCCTTCGCGCAGCGGACTTCCCCATTGGGAAAGCTGAATTGACGGCACTGTTCCGCAAGCCCGACCATCGCAGTTACCGGCCCTGTGGTGACCAGCTACTGCGTAACTTTTTGCAGGGGATGGTGAAGTTAAACCGGCCTGATGCAAAGTAGCCATGCTTGTTTGCTGCATAGCAACCCAAAGTGTGGCTGCCATGAGATTAAAATCAGGAATATAGCCGGAGCGAGACTGAGCCGCATGTAAAGATTGGCGGAAGTTTTGCACAATGCAAGACTTGACCCCTTGCCCCATTGTGACCCCTTGCCCCATTGCTTGCCCCATTGTTGAGCTGCCATATACACTGTAAATAAACACACTGTTTATTTGACCAGTTATTTTGTAGATGTTACCTTGGTCTTGTGTTTATTTTTTGAACACACTTAATGTTCACAATGAGGGTTTTAAAAATGGCAGTAAAACATACTCCAACAGGTGTTGTACATTCTGGTTCAAAGGGCGGTCATACTGGGTGTGGTGTGGATACTAAGAAACACTCTAGTCATTGGGTTGAGTCACATCAAAAAATTACATGTGACAAAAATGGCTGTAAAAATTAACTCAGTGATACTTAACCTACTCTTAGGTTGCGGAGTAATACTTAGGAGTAGGCATACCGGTCAAAAAAGCTAAACACTTTAACTTGTGCCTTTTATTGAAACGTCACTGACCGCCTGCAATTGGCATCTTCCAGTCGGAACTGGCGAAGATCTGAAGAGAGCGAAAGCGGCCTGTCGGATGTATGCAAAATTCAAAACCTGAACCCATGCCTCCAAAAACAATTAACCGCTACGTGGGCCAAGTTGGTAGACAATCACAATTAAGGCTTGCTAGATAAACTGCTGGGGCGATAAGCACGGAAGAAAACGTCTAGTAAAGGATAACAGAATGAAGTAAGGAACAAACGTGCCAACATCGGTATTAGCAGCATTCAATTCTTTTCAAAAAGATACGGTCAATCTCAACCCTGATAGAACAAAAAATGCACGTTCAAGTCGAGACTGGTTGGCCAGCAAAATAAACGCCTTTACTGACTTTTTGCCCCTATATAATGACAAGCACATTTACTTTGGTTCGTTTGCACGACGAACCAAAATACGGCCACTAGACGACATTGATATCATGATTTGTCTTATGGGTTACGGATGCACTTATGATGAAGATGCTTTCGGAAGGATCACTATCAACGTGCCTGATTCCTGTGATGTCTATAAGAACTATCGCCATGCCGCGTCAAACACATTGAATTCAATACGTATAGTCAACGAGTTCGTCCGAAAGTTATCTAGCATTGATCAGTACAAGTCAGCCATTATTAAGCGTAATCAGGAAGCTGCGGTACTGAACTTAAAGTCATACGACTGGGCTTTTGACATCGTGCCTTGCTTTTTCACCTCTGAAGACTCGCTGAGTAGAACCTTCTACATCATTCCAGATGGCAATGGTCACTGGAAAAAAACTGACCCACGAAAAGATCGTGACAGAGTAAAAAAAATTAACACAACCTGCTCTGGCAACATGCTGAATGTGTTGAGGCTGGTCAAATATTGGCAACGTCGTCCTACCATGCCATCGATGGGGTCATATCTGCTTGAGTGCATGGTACTCAATCACTTCGAGAACAAAGGCACTTGTTCTCAATACCAAGACATGGAATTGGCTGGTGTGTTTGACGATATCGCTACACACATTTACTCAAACGTTCCAGACCCGAAGGGTATTCAGACAAACTTGAACGACAAACTTGCTTTCGAAGATCGTATCAAGATCTCTATTAAAGCAACTGCTGACGCAGTACTTGCAAGAGAGGCGAGAGCTTTAGAAAACGATGGTGATCACAGAGCAAGTATCAATAAGTGGCGACAAGTTTTTGGTGATGACTTTCCGGAGTACGGCTCATGACTAATGACATTAATCGGAATCAAAATATAGAAAGATCTATCAATATGATCGCGGCATTTAGGCAGAAATACTCTGAAGTTAAGCGTTTGGGCTTCATTCAGGTTTTGATGTCTGTTTGGATTCCTATTTTCTTGGCGTTGCTCGCCTTAGC comes from Lacimicrobium alkaliphilum and encodes:
- a CDS encoding DUF1456 family protein, with translation MLQNDILRRLRFALSLDNQATIAVFKLVDYELEENYLMSMMRREEEPGFTPCRDKILGLFLDGLIIKNRGRQDGVTPRPLKAGEILSNNDILRKIKIAMNYQQEDMLNILRAADFPIGKAELTALFRKPDHRSYRPCGDQLLRNFLQGMVKLNRPDAK
- a CDS encoding DUF2442 domain-containing protein, which encodes MLHIKSAKYIGDFRLWVAFDDGTSGEVDLEDKLVGPVFEPLKDKAVFSRVSVDPELETVVWPNGADLAPEFLKELHNDQIQPMQKAHG
- a CDS encoding DUF2845 domain-containing protein, yielding MLHKAILALVAILCICFYSATASAKGFTCNNKVVREGDTTFEVKKSCGDPDSEENIGYVKIDDAYVNVVRYFYDLGDGRLLRILEFRNGVLHSIESGPRS
- a CDS encoding AraC family transcriptional regulator — encoded protein: MTVHPVNFLQIGLLTLTLFGLVLIWRQREYRMLQVLLGLVTVSMLFNLFEEVGNFRQYYLVTPIFLLGVGPAIYLTIRQLTGTGPTLASAGHFLPMLMALPFTQYTQWVIAAGTLSRVLYALLSVRLILRFHQQLQARRSDAEDLSLNWLAWLIGAFTLLGLLDLLRLNLQPYISMQTNLLGQTAGTTITLLLFAILIYQAVQYISQVQFLHSEPPVELAPESASSADTEAYQVIFQSLGEQLASQHWYRQPRLSLSQLSQLSGLQTRDISRAVNICTGLNFNDYINGLRIEEVRQAIAANPQQNLLTLALQAGFNAKSSFNTAFKKHLGITPSQYKTSLKS
- a CDS encoding serine hydrolase domain-containing protein, encoding MTRIMARVLLIVSLLLTSSGVFAEPITIHSLNGKSISLPVLTRILNEQVSAEDVPAISFALISDRQVIFSYATGVSNTETGEPVNDQSIFEAASLSKPVFAYSVLRFAEQGLIDLDKPLYQYLPFAELEARDTRYHSVTARMVLSHTTGFPNWRWFDPAPEALNLQRGTMYQKKPPGEFSYSGEAYHYLARVMMRLTQTSEVSFEEKLLEHTQPMQALPFYWTWEPSLAVHKVSGHKDGKPTGTEWPMSYPDDTPDKIGVAGRLHTNARAYASFLAGLFSGHYLSPHSLLSMLTPQSQVPPDSYDYTENHLVAWGLGVGLGASAYGARFFHGGNNGDFQSGFSVYGQGDIGMVFFTNGNAGERLHKKLEEVLINGTL
- a CDS encoding amidohydrolase family protein — encoded protein: MKTIRIVLLILTLLLALLGHNSQANASDSDTYVIRHINVVDVAARRVVSNQRVWVQGSQITRIEAENAAIEPAVKQIEGNNGYLTPGLMDMHMHAWDPAAFAINLSYGVTHVRIMNGVPEHLRWQQQLASQQRWGSTVTVSSPILSGYQGASLHTYVGTKEQAQEAVASAARHGFDVIKTYGSLSAEAFSWIREFAAQANIPVTKHGPHPAGDNPAVDNNADWSVLRGLQSLEHVEDIFQGPLGFNQSPEKLANTASKLAELRVPVTPTLNIYRQLTQISTEKDDFIARLPADYISPLVAWFDGRDQVQRWLDAPAKLAEHNQRTLNYLMTITGELFKAGVPILAGSDAGVLLSPHGLALHEELALLHASGLPVYEVLRAATINPARALAMENQSGQIQAGFTADMVYTLTNPITDLSALSRPDAVIKRGQWFDQPTLEQKRQQAIDNRSLFDEAILLISNM
- a CDS encoding alpha-N-arabinofuranosidase, whose amino-acid sequence is MQRFRFPLLIIGMLGATAINAAPHEVQIDIHAGQTGAVINKDIYGQFAEHLGRGIYEGVWVGKDSEIANTNGFRNDVLNALRDIQVPLVRWPGGCFADEYHWRDGIGPRDERPVKVNTHWGGVEETNAFGTHEFFEFVELLGADAYVNGNLGSGSVREMAEWMEYMTSDKNSTLANERRENGRDEPFDIAYFGIGNESWGCGGHMRPQYYVDLYRQYATFLKTPPGKRPKLVGSGGHTDDTEWTDVLSANIDRDMDGISYHFYTLPTSDWQKKGAALGFDESMWLATMERTYRMDEYIRANVAVLDENDPDGELGLYVDEWGTWYDAEPGREPGFLYQQNSLRDAVVTAVNFNIFHEHAKRVHMTNIAQMVNVLQAMILTDKEKMVLTPTYHVYGMYKVFQDATAIEFEIQTDNYGEGDKSVPAVTASVAKGKDGKLYLALVNLDPKESASIELNLSGASATQAVGQILTAEKMDAHNSFTQPEVVKPKAFSAKLSNLSLPAKSVVVAELK